The proteins below are encoded in one region of Mycobacterium botniense:
- a CDS encoding serine/threonine-protein kinase, with protein sequence MPLPNDTICAGFRILRHLGSGAMGEVYLAEHPRLPRREALKVLPADVSADPEFRERFNREADLAAMLWHPHIVGIHDRGEFDGQLWISMDYVDGLDAGKLLHDKYPGGMPPDDVLEIITAIAEALDYAHDSGLLHRDVKPSNILVAQAPSGVRRILLADFGIARHIDDISGLTATNMAVGTVAYAAPEQLMDAPIDGRADQYSLAATAFHLLTGSPPFKHANPTVVISQHLNGTPPRIGDIRPELARFDAPLARALAKDPADRFARCGEFASALNAGRDRKFRLRVTKLRCAKSGAPGSPAPPWRASGQPRSPVRHALATAAAVIPMTVALMMTGSVATLGSHSTGPYKPAAASARSAGIAAVSPTESTDSSPRSDGTDAAPAAFAVGSPCTRDQMNTTTTSTANTPIRCVRVHGGYAWQPNAEVERMYPLIAGESGWRNCLKEFPRHKCEDAAAVLAGTPGSPGPFIPPGTYAVPAEMEPGLYSATSGVTGAGCSWYTYDEAGNLLAAGTDADDVRIGPYVARFTTAGCTPWVRNPAPRNSESQLAWER encoded by the coding sequence ATGCCGTTGCCCAACGACACAATTTGTGCTGGATTCCGAATACTTCGGCATCTGGGGTCGGGGGCGATGGGTGAGGTCTACCTGGCGGAGCACCCACGCCTGCCGCGGCGCGAGGCGCTCAAGGTCCTCCCAGCCGACGTGTCGGCTGACCCGGAATTTCGTGAACGGTTCAACCGCGAAGCCGACCTCGCGGCGATGTTATGGCACCCGCACATCGTCGGAATCCACGACCGTGGCGAGTTCGACGGCCAGCTGTGGATTTCAATGGACTACGTCGACGGTCTCGATGCGGGCAAGTTACTGCACGACAAGTATCCCGGGGGGATGCCGCCCGACGACGTCCTCGAGATCATCACGGCGATCGCCGAAGCGCTCGACTACGCCCATGACAGTGGGCTGCTGCACCGCGATGTGAAGCCGAGCAATATTCTTGTCGCACAAGCCCCGTCTGGCGTGCGGCGCATATTGCTGGCGGACTTCGGTATCGCACGCCACATCGATGACATCAGCGGTTTGACGGCCACCAACATGGCTGTCGGCACAGTCGCCTATGCTGCGCCCGAGCAGCTCATGGACGCTCCGATCGACGGGCGAGCCGACCAGTATTCCTTGGCCGCCACCGCATTTCATCTTCTGACCGGATCACCGCCGTTCAAACATGCGAACCCCACCGTAGTCATCAGCCAGCATCTCAACGGCACACCACCCCGGATAGGCGACATCAGGCCGGAACTGGCCCGCTTCGACGCGCCGCTGGCCCGCGCATTGGCCAAGGACCCCGCCGATCGATTCGCGCGATGCGGAGAATTCGCCTCAGCGCTGAACGCCGGTCGTGACAGAAAGTTCCGACTCAGAGTCACAAAGCTCAGGTGCGCGAAGTCCGGCGCACCGGGCTCACCGGCACCGCCCTGGAGAGCGTCCGGGCAGCCGCGATCGCCGGTTCGTCATGCCCTTGCAACCGCCGCGGCGGTCATCCCTATGACCGTCGCCCTGATGATGACGGGATCGGTCGCCACCCTTGGCAGTCATTCGACCGGCCCCTACAAGCCTGCCGCCGCAAGCGCCCGGTCCGCCGGTATCGCCGCCGTTTCGCCGACGGAAAGCACTGATTCGTCACCGCGCAGCGATGGCACCGATGCCGCTCCGGCCGCGTTCGCCGTGGGCTCACCATGTACTCGCGACCAAATGAATACCACCACGACATCGACGGCTAACACACCGATTCGGTGCGTGCGCGTGCACGGCGGGTACGCATGGCAGCCCAACGCCGAAGTAGAGCGGATGTATCCCCTCATCGCAGGCGAATCGGGTTGGCGTAACTGCCTCAAGGAATTCCCGCGCCACAAATGCGAAGACGCCGCAGCGGTATTGGCGGGCACCCCGGGCTCGCCCGGCCCGTTCATCCCACCGGGGACGTACGCTGTCCCCGCGGAGATGGAGCCGGGACTCTACTCGGCAACGAGCGGTGTTACCGGAGCGGGCTGTTCCTGGTACACCTACGACGAGGCGGGTAATCTGCTGGCCGCCGGCACCGACGCTGACGATGTCAGGATCGGGCCCTACGTCGCGCGCTTCACCACCGCCGGGTGCACACCATGGGTCCGCAACCCTGCACCGCGAAACTCCGAGAGCCAATTAGCTTGGGAGCGTTGA
- a CDS encoding DUF1906 domain-containing protein has protein sequence MLVSRRTALKFVGATPAWLGAGAAASLLSPALASASPLGILLDYSAGVIPASDIKAAGAVGAIRYVSDRRPGGAWMLGKPIQLAEARDLHSNGLKIVSCYQYGKQDTADWLGGQSAGVTHAQRGWQLHTAAGGPASAPIYASIDDNPSYEQYKQQVAPYLRGWESVLGHQRVGVYANARTIDWALQDGLGSYFWQHNWGSPKGFTHPAAHLHQVEIDKRTVAGVGVDVNHILKPQFGQWE, from the coding sequence GTGTTAGTCTCCCGCCGCACGGCGCTCAAATTCGTGGGCGCTACCCCCGCCTGGCTCGGTGCCGGCGCCGCGGCATCATTGCTGAGTCCCGCCTTGGCCTCGGCGAGCCCGCTTGGGATCTTGTTGGACTACTCAGCCGGTGTTATCCCCGCCAGCGACATCAAGGCCGCCGGTGCTGTGGGAGCAATCCGGTATGTTTCCGATCGACGACCGGGCGGTGCGTGGATGCTGGGCAAGCCCATCCAGCTGGCGGAAGCTCGTGATTTGCACAGTAATGGGCTCAAGATCGTCTCCTGTTATCAATACGGCAAGCAGGACACGGCCGACTGGCTGGGCGGGCAGAGCGCCGGAGTCACACATGCCCAACGCGGCTGGCAGTTGCATACCGCCGCGGGTGGTCCGGCCAGTGCCCCGATCTACGCCTCGATTGACGACAACCCGTCATACGAGCAGTACAAACAGCAGGTCGCTCCCTATTTACGGGGCTGGGAGTCGGTGCTTGGACACCAACGCGTCGGGGTGTATGCCAACGCCAGGACGATCGATTGGGCGCTGCAAGATGGTTTGGGCTCCTACTTCTGGCAGCACAACTGGGGATCCCCCAAAGGCTTCACGCACCCCGCCGCCCATCTCCACCAAGTCGAGATCGACAAACGCACTGTTGCGGGTGTCGGCGTCGACGTCAACCACATCCTCAAACCCCAATTCGGGCAGTGGGAATAA
- a CDS encoding MerR family transcriptional regulator, which yields MAEQLLIGEVTALTGIASGRIRHYEKLGLLRAEHLSNGYRVFGIAQVLDLLRIDLLRSLGISIKDIRRLLESQQSSLGDVLAQHRAMLVRQRDRLDRLIAAIDAATDSGLAIRCADADGNDNERILRRLATSHRDSIGVIGRLSTPLSPPAAAMYAALFDEWQLPVPALFGQMVLPEAASTLLEEIAEMPGRTVLFDRLRRLASEVVGLGENYDAATQLVRTWIDEQMADPLPDDVVAVLKRVRPLLEHDPVIVQGFRTWAASIAPAAAHFLDEMARETARRGVQAVSVIVLPP from the coding sequence GTGGCTGAGCAATTGCTGATCGGCGAGGTCACCGCCCTGACCGGGATTGCGTCAGGCCGCATCCGCCACTATGAAAAACTCGGGCTGCTGCGTGCAGAGCACCTCAGCAACGGTTATCGGGTCTTCGGCATCGCCCAGGTTCTCGACCTGTTGCGGATCGATTTGTTGCGAAGCCTCGGCATCAGCATCAAGGACATTCGCCGGTTACTGGAAAGTCAGCAGAGCAGTCTCGGGGATGTCTTGGCCCAGCACCGTGCGATGCTGGTACGACAGCGGGACCGGTTGGACCGATTAATCGCCGCGATCGACGCCGCCACCGACAGCGGGTTGGCGATCCGGTGTGCAGATGCCGACGGCAACGACAACGAGCGGATCCTGCGGCGGCTGGCGACGTCGCACCGCGACAGCATCGGTGTGATCGGCAGGCTCAGTACCCCGCTGTCGCCGCCGGCGGCCGCGATGTACGCCGCGTTGTTCGACGAGTGGCAGCTACCCGTGCCGGCGCTGTTCGGCCAGATGGTTCTGCCCGAAGCGGCCAGTACGCTGCTCGAGGAAATCGCTGAGATGCCAGGGCGTACAGTGCTATTCGACCGACTGCGCCGACTCGCCAGTGAAGTTGTCGGGCTCGGCGAAAATTACGACGCCGCAACCCAGCTCGTCCGCACCTGGATCGATGAACAGATGGCCGATCCGCTACCCGACGACGTGGTCGCCGTACTGAAACGTGTGCGACCGCTGCTGGAACACGATCCGGTCATTGTGCAGGGCTTTCGGACCTGGGCAGCGTCGATAGCCCCGGCGGCGGCGCACTTTCTCGACGAGATGGCCCGCGAGACCGCTCGCCGCGGGGTGCAGGCCGTCAGCGTCATCGTGCTACCGCCATAA